tacagcccgactggATGCTggcgattgtgcatctgtaaacgtttgagtgtttttggtgacaagacgaatttcttcaacctcctggggttgaagaggtgctgttgagccttcttcaccacgcggtctctgtgggtggaccatttcaattTGTCTGTGATgggtacgccaaggaacttaaaactctccaccttctccactgctgtcccgccGATGTTGATAGGggagtgttccctctgctgtttcctgaagtccacgatcatctcctttgttttgttgacattgagtgagaggttatggctggggatgccgtctggaccttttaacacgtttaaatgttttacttacgttggctgcggtgaaggagagcccgcaggttttggtagtgggccgtgtcagtggcactgtattgtcctcaaagcgagcaaagaagttgtttagtttgtctgggagcaagacattggtgtccgcgacggggctggttttctttttgtagtccgtgattgactgtagaccctagactgtagtccgtgattgactgtagatacattttgtgtctgagccgttgaattgcaactctactttttctctatactgacgcttagcttgtttgattgccttgtggagggaatagctacactgtttgtattcagtcatctTTCCGGTCGCTTTGCCacgattaaaagcagtggttcgcgctttcagttttgcacgaatgctgccatcaatccacggtttctggttggggaaggatTTAATCGTCACCGTGGGTACCACATCACCGaagcacttgctaataaacttgctcaccgaataagcgtatacgtcaatgttattgtcCGATGCTATCCGGAACacatcccagtccacgtgatcgaagcaatcttgaagcgtggaatcagatttggtcggaccagcattgaacagacctgagcacgggcgtttcctgttttagtttctgtatataagctgggagcaacaaaatggagtcgtggtcagatttgccgacaGAGGGCTTTGAATGCGTCACAGAaattagagtagcaatgatccagagtGTTGCCAGCCCGGGTCGCGCATTCAATATGCCACTAAAATtgagagccttgttttcagattagcctttttaaaatccccagctacaataaatgcagcctcaggatatgtggtttccagtttacatagtccaattaagttctttcagggccatcaaggtgtctgcttgaggggggtatacacggctgtgattagcatcgaagagaattctcttggtagataatacgGTTGGCATTTGAtcgtaaggaattctaggtcaggtgaacaaaaggacttgatttattgtatgttgttatgatcataccacgactcgttaatcatacacccccgcccttcttcttaccagagagatgtttgtttctgtcggtgcgatgcaTGAAGAAACCGGGTGGGCTATAAGCTCAGCAATGTCCAcgcggcagtaggctataagctcAAATGTTCCAAATTGTATTTAGCGTTTTATGGTTAAATAGTTGAAAAATGTTGACTGCCTCCGCTCAGATTGCAAGGTGGGTGATGTTGCCGTGCGCAACAGTCATTGGCctttctctcctgtctgaatgaacaGCCTCTCCTATCTGAATGAACAGCCTCTCCTATCTGAATGAACAGCCTCTCCTATCTGAATGAACAGCCTCTCCTATCTGAATGAACagcctctcctgtctgaatgaacagcctctcctgtctgaatgaacaTCCTCGCCTGTCTGAATGAACagcctctcctgtctgaatgaacagcctctcctgtctgaatgaacagcctctcctgtctgaatgaacagcctctcctgtctgaatgaacagcctctcctgtctgaatgaacagcctctcctgtctgaatgaacagcctctcctgtctgaatgaacagcctctcctgtctgaatgaacagcctctcctgtctgaatgaacagcctctcctgtctgaatgaacagcctctcctgtctgaatgaacagcctctcctgtctgaatgagcagcctctcctgtctgaatgagcagtctctcctgtctgaatgagcagtctctcctgtctgaatgagcagtctctcctgtctgaatgaacagtctctcctgtctgaatgaacagcctctcctgtctgaatgaacagcctctcctgtctgaatgaacagcctctcctgtctgaatgagcagtctctcctgtctgaatgagcagtctctcctgtctgaatgagcagtctctcctgtctgaatgagcagtctctcctgtctgaatgagcagtctctcctgtctgaatgaacagtctctcctgtctgaatgagcagtctctcctgtctgaatgaacagcctctcctgtctgaatgaagcagtctctcctgtctgaatgagcagtctctcctgtctgaatgagcagtctctcctgtctgaatgagcagtctctcctgtctgaatgagcagtctctcctgtctgaatgaacagtctctcctgtctgaatgaacagcctctcctgtctgaatgaacagcctctcctgtctgaatgaacagcctctcctgtctgaatgaacagtctctcctgtctgaatgagcagtctctcctgtctgaatgagcagtctctcctgtctgaatgagcagtctctcctgtctgaatgagcagtctctcctgtctgaatgagcagtctctcctgtctgaatgagcagtctctcctgtctgaatgagcagtctctcctgtctgaatgagcagtctctcctgtctgaatgaacagtctctcctgtctgaatgaacagtctctcctgtctgaatgagcagtctctcctgtctgaatgagcagtctctcctgtctgaatgaacagcctctcctgtctgaatgagcagtctctcctgtctgaatgagcagtctctcctgtctgaatgagcagtctctcctgtctgaatgaacagtctctcctgtctgaatgaagagtctctcctgtctgaatgaagagtctctcctgtctgaatgaagagtctctcctgtctgaatgaagagtctctcctgtctgaatgaagagtctctcctgtctgaatgaagagtctctcctgtctgaatgaagagtctctcctgtctgaatgaagagtctctcctgtctgaatgaagaGTCTCTGGTATGACAGAATCAAGCCTTTAGACATTAATATTAATTATCCTTCATTATATTTGTCAAATATGACAgactatggtattgactacagcctATCACCTACACTTGACGTGTAGGATAATTATTTCTGTACATTGACATACACTTATGTTTTTCTTAACAGAAGAGCtcgtgtgttttttttcttcctcaAATTAATTTAATTGTCTATTTTGGTTAAGTgccttggtgccctagcagattgccttggtgctctagcagatggccttggtgccctagcagatggccttggtgccctagcagaTGGCAGATTGCCTTGGTGCTCTAGCAGATTGCCTTGGTGCTctagcagatggccttggtgctctagcagatggccttggtgctctagcagatggccttggtgctCTAGCAGATTGCCTTGGTGCTctagcagatggccttggtgctCTGGCAGATGGCCTTGTGTGCCCTTGGTGCTCTAGCAGAGAGTAGATGGCCTTGGTGCTCTAGCAGATTGCCTTGGTGCTCTAGAATATGGCCTTGGTGCTCTAGAATATGGCCTTGGTGCTCTAGAAGATGGCCTTGGTGCTCTAGCAGATTGCCTTGGTGCTctagcagatggccttggtgctCTAGCAGATTGCCTTGGTGCCCTGGCAGATTGCCTTGGTGCTctagcagatggccttggtgctCTAGCAGATGGCCATGGTGCCctagcagatggccttggtgctCTAGCAGATGGCCATGGTGCCctagcagatggccttggtgccctagcagaTGGCCATGGTGCCCTGGCAGATGGCCATGGTGCCATAGCAGATGGCCATGGTGCCctagcagatggccttggtgctctggcagatggccttggtgccctGGCAGATTGCATTGGTGCCctagcagatggccttggtgccctTGCAGATTGCCTTGGTGCTCTAGCAGATTGCCTTGGTGCTctagcagatggccttggtgctctagcagatggccttggtgctctagcagatggccttggtgctctagcagatggccttggtgccctagcagatggccttggtgccctggcagatggccttggtgccctGGCAGATGGCCATGGTGCCATAGCAGATGGCCATGGTGCCCTAGCAGATGGCCATGGTGCCctagcagatggccttggtgctctagcagatggccttggtgctctagcagatggccttggtgccctGGCAGATTGGGCACCTCTTGGAAGACCAAATGGCCCTGCCCCTAACATCAGGAAACTCCCGGCCTGGTGATCACTCCAGTCTGCCATTGTTTTGGGCAAATGGGGAATTAAGACGATGCGCACTTGTCAATATTCCAAAATTACTATTCGCGAACATCTTAGTGTCTCGCCTCGACCTGTTTTATAACATGATTTGCTATGAAACACTGCCAGACTTACAACTTTCTCGCTCTCCGTTACCAGAGTGTGTAAGAAACAAAACGGTACCGAAGCACATGTGTCGCCAGTGACTTGATAAGCTGATTGAGCTAATGTGGCCTGCCTGATCAATGTACCTGCTTCATTGACAAACACAGAGATGGAACTTGGCTAGCTGGCTAGTGATTTTAGGAACTAATAAATGTTGTTGGTGAAGGGTATGGAACCCTGGTCTCTGGTGGGGAGTCTTAAATGTGATTGGTGTAGGGGAGTTTTATCACTACACCAGGGCTCTACGctaattacagatttcttgattgATCTGAGATTATTTCGGACTATTTTTAGGATATTGGTAGGATATGTTGTTGCATTTTTAAGCCTAAAAGCCTTTGTTCCTCTTTCTGTTTCTTACCCAATATGTGTTTATATTCTCACAGGAAAGAGCTCCAACCCAGACTCAGACAGCAAGTCCAGGCCCACAGCATCAGGAAATCATAAACAATGCAGACAGAAGCCCCAACCCTGCTGTAGCGACAGTTTTATTTGTCCAACTCACCTCAAATCACTCAAACAGACTCCCAAAATAAAGAAGACATACCTCTGCTcccaatgtgggaagagtttcagtCGGACAGGAGACCTAAAGAGTCACGAGAGATCACACAGTAAAAAAAAGCCTTACCACTGCGTTCAATGTGGGGAGGGATTCACTCAGCTTGGAAGTCTAAAAAGTCATCAGAGAATacatacaggggagaagccttaccactgctcccagtgtgggaaGAGCTTTAATCGTTCAGGAAACCTTACAGAACATCAAAGAATacatacaggggagaagcctCACCACTGCACCCAATGTGGAAAGAGTTTCAGTCGGGCAGGAATTCTAAAGAATCACAAGagaactcacacaggagagaaacctttccACTGCTCTGcttgtgggaagagttttacaaGAGAAGTAAGCCTAAAGAATCATCAAAGagtacacactggagagaaacctttcCACTGCGCCACATGTGGGAGAGGTTTCAGTGAGAAAGTAAATCTTAATAGACACGAGCGAGTACATAGTgaagagaagccttaccactgcacCACATGTGGGAAGAGCTTTAATCACTCAGGAAGCCTTAAggaacaccagagaatacacacaggggagaaaccttaCCACTGCACTGAGTGTGGAAAGAAATTCCGTTTTGCGGGAGATCTAAAGAATCACCAGAGATCACACAGtagggagaagccttaccactgctctctTTGTGGGAAGAGTTTCAATCAACCCGGAAACCTAAAGAGTCATCAGCGAATACACATAGAAGAGAAGCCTACCAGTACTCTCAATGTGATTGtcaaagaggaggagggtgagaggaaaATCAATGATAAGGTAAAAGAGAAGTTGAGGAAAGTAATGGTGTAGTTGACTCAGGTACATCAAGACTACCTGGTCGTGGGAGTTACCCCTGTCCTCAATGTGGGAAGAATTTTAGTTCCTCAAGTAATCTAAAGAATCATCAAAGagtacacactggagagaaacctttcCACTGCTCAGTATGTGGGAAGCGTTTCCGTGAGAAAGCACACCTTAAGAGACATGAGAGGGTACATAATGGAGAGAAGCCTTACAACTGCTTCGAATGTGGGAAGAATTTCCGTGTGGAAGAGACCCTACAGAAACACCAGAgaatccacacaggagagaagcctcacCACTGCTCTCTTTGTGAGAAGAGCTTTAATCATTCAGGAAGCCTTAAAGAACATCAAAGAATACATAGCGGAgaaaagccttaccactgctctctTTGTGGGAAGAGCTTCCATCATTCAGGAACCTTTAAGAAACATCAGCAAAGACACATTGGAGTGAAACCTACCTGTAATCACAATGTGATTGTCAAAGAGAAGGATGATGACTGTACTCTCAATGTGATAGTCAAAGAGAAGGATGATGACTGTACTCTCAATGTGATAGTCAAAGAGGAGGATGATGACTGTACTCTCAATGTGATTGTCAAAAAGGAAGATGGTGACTGTACTCTCAATGTGATTGTCAAAGAGGAGGATGATGACTGTACTCCCAATGTGATtgtcaaagaggaggaggatgacccAGATACATCAAGACTACCTGATTGTGGTCGTTACCCCTGTCCTCAATGTGGAAAGAATTTTAGTTCCTCGAGTAATCTAAAGAATCATCAAAGagtacacactggagagaaacctttcCACTGCTCTgcatgtgggaagagtttcagtGAGAAAGCAAACCTTAAGAGACATGAGAGAGTACatgagaaggaaaagagagaagTTGAGGAAGAGGAGAAAACTGGTATTGTAGTTGACCCAGGGACATCAAGACTACCTGGCCGTGGGAGTTACCCCTGtcctcaatgtgggaagagtttcagtTCCTTAGGTAATCTAAATAATCACCAAAAAGTACACacgggagagaagccttaccactgcacCCAATGTGGGAAGAGCTTCAGTGAGAAAGCAAACCTAAAGAGACATGAGATAGTACATagtggagagaagccttaccactgcacCCACTGTGGGAAGAATTTCCGTGCGGCAGATACCCTACAGAAACACCAGAgaatccacacaggagagaagcctaaCCACTGCTATTTTTGTGGGAAGAGCTTTGATAATTTAAGCAGCCTTAAGGAacataaaaaaatacataatggagagaagccttaccactgcacTCAATGTGGGAAGAGCTTCAATTACTCAGGAAATTTTAAGAAACATCAAAGAATACATATTGGAGAGAATCCTACCTTTATTCTCAATGTGATtgtcaaagaggaggaggaagatggaaaagagagagaagttgaggtcgaggagagagaagtgaaggAAGAGGATAGCAGTGTGTACAGTCTGAACAGGATACCACCTCCTAATGTACTGCAGTGTGTATCATCTGAACAAGATACCTCCTCCTAATGTACTGCAGTGTGTATCATCTGAACAGGATACCACCTCCTAATGTACTGCAGTGTGTATCATCTGAACAAGATACCTCCTCCTAATGTACTGCAGTGTGTATCATCTGAACAGGATACCACCTCCTAATGTACTGCAGTGTGTATCATCTGAACAAGATACCCCCTCCTAATGTGCTGCAGTGTGTATCATCTGAACAGGATACCACCTCCTAATGTACTGCAGTGTGTATCATCTGAACAAGATACTCCCTCCTAATGTGCTGCAGTGTGTATCATCTGAACAGGATACCACCTCCTAATGTACTGCAGTGTGTACAGTCTGAACAGAATACCACCTCCTAATGTACTGCAGTGTGTACAGTCTGAACAGGATACCACCTCCTAATGTACTGCAGTGTGTATCATCTGAACAGGATACCACCTCCTAATGTACTGCAGTGTGTATCATCTGAACAAGATACCTCCTCCTAATGTTCTGCAGTGTGTACAGTCTGAACAGGATACCACCTCCTAATGTACTGCAGTGTGTAGTCTGAACAAGATACCACCTCCTAATGTACTGCAGTGTGTATACTCTGAACAGGATACCACCTCCTAATGTTCTGCAGTGTGTACAGTCTGAACAGGATACCACCTCCTAATGTACTGCAGTGTGTACAGTCTGAACAAGATACCACCTCCTAATGTACTGCAGTGTGTATCATCTGAACAGGATACCACCTCCTAATGTACTGCAGTGTGTACAGTCTGAACAGGATACCACCTCCTAATGTACTGCAGTCTGAACAGGTACAAagacaaggttggtgatttactgctacctgcagttatggaatgttaTCTCAGGACTATAAATTCATTGGTTAACTCCTTCTgctgacctggatggaattataGCGTCCTTCCTTAACCCACAGGAAGTCCCACCAttttgactacttcaaaatggtgaaagtcctcaATGGTGCTGCTCGTTAGACAATACAGTGGAAAAGCCTCACCACTGCTCTCCATTATATAAAATCTCTTATTCACTAAAGCATGTGATAAATATATCTGTATAGAAACTGCGTTCCAGGACACAGATTCATGCTCCGAGTTCATTTGACTGCGGGTTGTCGACAATGCAGCTTTTAAAAAGCCAATTTCCGACCGTGTGAAAACATATGCAGCATTTACCACGAATAAGAAATACACGCGATAGTGGGAACCTTGCCTTTTAAAAGTCACATTGAATCCCAGCTTCTGTTGAGTCGTGGTAAAAACATTACATCTTTCTTCCATTTAGCAAAGTCTTTATCCAAAGTGATTTGTTCTGGATGTAAAGCAcagacgacacaaacaacaataTCTAAACGCATTAAAGGACCAATCCAAAGTTGAACCAATAACACAGCGAGGCACCCTTGTTTTGGTATGAAGCTTAGGGACCTGGAGAAGCGTAACCACTTTCACATTCATAGACAGAGTTATGGGCTGACCATTCATGATCTCAAAATGATCTGCTATGGGCTGACCATTCATGATCTCAAAATGATCTGCTATGGACTGACCATTCATGATCTCAAAATGATCTGCTATGGGCTGACCATTCATGATCTCAAAATGATCTGCTATGGACTGACCATTCATGATCTCAAAATGATCTGCTATGGGCTGACCATTCATGATCTCAAAATTATA
Above is a genomic segment from Oncorhynchus keta strain PuntledgeMale-10-30-2019 unplaced genomic scaffold, Oket_V2 Un_contig_25002_pilon_pilon, whole genome shotgun sequence containing:
- the LOC127922249 gene encoding zinc finger protein 271-like codes for the protein VEESNGVVDSGTSRLPGRGSYPCPQCGKNFSSSSNLKNHQRVHTGEKPFHCSVCGKRFREKAHLKRHERVHNGEKPYNCFECGKNFRVEETLQKHQRIHTGEKPHHCSLCEKSFNHSGSLKEHQRIHSGEKPYHCSLCGKSFHHSGTFKKHQQRHIGVKPTCNHNVIVKEKDDDCTLNVIVKEKDDDCTLNVIVKEEDDDCTLNVIVKKEDGDCTLNVIVKEEDDDCTPNVIVKEEEDDPDTSRLPDCGRYPCPQCGKNFSSSSNLKNHQRVHTGEKPFHCSACGKSFSEKANLKRHERVHEKEKREVEEEEKTGIVVDPGTSRLPGRGSYPCPQCGKSFSSLGNLNNHQKVHTGEKPYHCTQCGKSFSEKANLKRHEIVHSGEKPYHCTHCGKNFRAADTLQKHQRIHTGEKPNHCYFCGKSFDNLSSLKEHKKIHNGEKPYHCTQCGKSFNYSGNFKKHQRIHIGENPTFILNVIVKEEEEDGKEREVEVEEREVKEEDSSVYSLNRIPPPNVLQCVSSEQDTSS
- the LOC118376722 gene encoding zinc finger protein 239-like codes for the protein MLVDVWQKGLDSETKGGIYNPSKGRLEDQDSKIHLQPDHVRGPGSGCGDPEEREIKEEENSDSGKSSNPDSDSKSRPTASGNHKQCRQKPQPCCSDSFICPTHLKSLKQTPKIKKTYLCSQCGKSFSRTGDLKSHERSHSKKKPYHCVQCGEGFTQLGSLKSHQRIHTGEKPYHCSQCGKSFNRSGNLTEHQRIHTGEKPHHCTQCGKSFSRAGILKNHKRTHTGEKPFHCSACGKSFTREVSLKNHQRVHTGEKPFHCATCGRGFSEKVNLNRHERVHSEEKPYHCTTCGKSFNHSGSLKEHQRIHTGEKPYHCTECGKKFRFAGDLKNHQRSHSREKPYHCSLCGKSFNQPGNLKSHQRIHIEEKPTSTLNVIVKEEEGERKINDK